From the Solanum lycopersicum chromosome 10, SLM_r2.1 genome, one window contains:
- the LOC138339022 gene encoding chloride channel protein CLC-c-like has translation MMENQVDIENDGGGMIEEEKFDLERNFSTISETGSIREPLLKSKSRVNNTSQIAIVGANVYPIESLDYDIVENDLFKQDWRSRKKVEIFQYIFLKWTLVLLIGLSTGLVGFFNNIGVENIAGFKLLLTSNLMLEGKYFQAFAAFAGCNVFFATCAAALCAFIAPAAAGSGIPEVKAYLNGIDAHSILAPSTLLVKEVVDSLRNQAVLVGRVFDMEIITLPGMDSLHDMVEIQSWLHLFDKKFPILYEEEVREFYYNVQFR, from the exons ATGATGGAGAACCAAGTTGACATAGAGAATGATGGAGGAGGTATGATTGAGGAAGAGAAATTTGATTTGGAGAgaaatttttcaacaatttctgAAACTGGTAGCATAAGAGAGCCTTTGCTCAAATCTAAGAGCAGAGTCAACAATACCTCCCAAATCGCTATTGTTGGAGCCAATGTTTATCCCATTGAAAGCCTCGACTATGA TATTGTAGAAAATGACCTTTTCAAGCAAGACTGGAGATCTAGGAAAAAGGTTGagatatttcaatatatatttcttaaatggaCTCTTGTGCTCTTAATTGGATTGAGTACTGGACTTGTTGGTTTCTTTAACAACATTGGAGTGGAAAATATTGCTGGTTTCAAGCTTCTTCTCACTAGCAACTTAATGCTTGAGGGAAA GTATTTCCAGGCATTTGCTGCTTTTGCTGGTTGCAATGTGTTTTTTGCAACTTGTGCCGCAGCCCTCTGTGCATTTATTGCACCTGCAGCTGCAGGCTCTGGTATACCTGAAGTAAAAGCCTATCTGAATGGTATCGATGCTCATTCCATTTTGGCTCCAAGTACATTACTTGTCAAG GAGGTGGTTGACAGCCTGAGAAATCAAGCAGTTTTGGTAGGAAGAGTTTTTGATATGGAAATCATAACTCTTCCTGGCATGGATTCGCTGCACGATATGGTAGAGATTCAGTCTTGGCTGCACTTGTTCGACAAAAAATTCCCCATCCTCTATGAAGAAGAAGTTCGTGAATTTTACTACAATGTTCAATTTAGGTAA
- the LOC101262869 gene encoding chloride channel protein CLC-c-like isoform X2: protein MMENQVDIENDGGGMIEEEKFDLERNFSTISETGSIREPLLKSKSRVNNTSQIAIVGANVYPIESLDYDIVENDLFKQDWRSRKKVEIFQYIFLKWTLVLLIGLSTGLVGFFNNIGVENIAGFKLLLTSNLMLEGKYFQAFAAFAGCNVFFATCAAALCAFIAPAAAGSGIPEVKAYLNGIDAHSILAPSTLLVKIFGSILGVSAGFVVGKEGPMVHTGACIANLLGQGGSRKYHLTWKWLKYFKNDRDRRDLITCGAAAGVAAAFRAPVGGVLFALEEIASWWRSALLWRTFFTTAVVAMVLRSLIQFCRGGNCGLFGQGGLIMFDVNSGVSNYNTVDVLALILIGVLGGLLGSLYNYLVDKVLRTYAVINERGPAFKILLVMSVSILTSCCSYGLPWFAGCIPCPVGLEEKCPTIGRSGNYKNFQCPAGHYNDLASLFLNTNDDAIRNLFSSNNSNEFHISTLLIFFAGVYCLGIITYGIAIPSGLFIPVILAGASYGRIFGRALGSLSNLNVGLFSLLGAASFLGGTMRMTVSICVILLELTNNLLMLPLVMLVLLISKTVADIFNKGVYDQIVKMKGLPFLEAHAEPFMRNLVAGDVCSGPLLSFSGVEKVGNIVHALKYSRHNGFPVIDEPPFSETPELCGLVLRSHLLVLLNGKKFTKQRVLSASNILSRFHAFDFAKPGSGKGLKFEDLVITEEEMEMYIDLHPITNTSPYTVVETMSLAKAAILFRQLGLRHLCVVPKKTGRAPIVGILTRHDFMHEHISNLYPHLVPHK from the exons ATGATGGAGAACCAAGTTGACATAGAGAATGATGGAGGAGGTATGATTGAGGAAGAGAAATTTGATTTGGAGAgaaatttttcaacaatttctgAAACTGGTAGCATAAGAGAGCCTTTGCTCAAATCTAAGAGCAGAGTCAACAATACCTCCCAAATCGCTATTGTTGGAGCCAATGTTTATCCCATTGAAAGCCTCGACTATGA TATTGTAGAAAATGACCTTTTCAAGCAAGACTGGAGATCTAGGAAAAAGGTTGagatatttcaatatatatttcttaaatggaCTCTTGTGCTCTTAATTGGATTGAGTACTGGACTTGTTGGTTTCTTTAACAACATTGGAGTGGAAAATATTGCTGGTTTCAAGCTTCTTCTCACTAGCAACTTAATGCTTGAGGGAAA GTATTTCCAGGCATTTGCTGCTTTTGCTGGTTGCAATGTGTTTTTTGCAACTTGTGCCGCAGCCCTCTGTGCATTTATTGCACCTGCAGCTGCAGGCTCTGGTATACCTGAAGTAAAAGCCTATCTGAATGGTATCGATGCTCATTCCATTTTGGCTCCAAGTACATTACTTGTCAAG ATCTTTGGATCCATTTTGGGCGTTTCTGCTGGATTTGTTGTTGGCAAGGAAGGACCCATGGTCCATACTGGTGCTTGCATAGCAAACTTACTTGGACAAGGGGGTTCCCGAAAATATCATTTAACTTGGAAATGGCTAAAATACTTCAAAAACGACCGTGATCGTAGGGATTTAATCACTTGTGGTGCCGCTGCTGGTGTTGCAGCTGCTTTCCGTGCCCCAGTTGGAGGAGTTCTTTTTGCTCTTGAGGAAATAGCATCAtg GTGGCGAAGTGCTTTACTTTGGAGGACTTTCTTCACAACTGCCGTCGTTGCTATGGTTCTCAGATCTCTCATACAATTCTGTCGCGGTGGAAACTGTGGATTATTTGGGCAAGGAGGTTTGATAATGTTTGATGTCAATTCAGGAGTATCTAATTACAACACAGTAGACGTATTGGCACTTATCTTAATTGGAGTACTTGGAGGTCTTCTGGGAAGCCTTTATAACTATCTTGTCGACAAGGTCCTTCGGACTTACGCTGTCATTAATGA GAGAGGTCCTGCTTTCAAGATCTTGCTTGTCATGAGTGTTTCTATCCTGACTTCTTGTTGCTCTTATGGCCTACCATGGTTTGCAGGGTGCATTCCATGTCCTGTAGGCTTGGAGGAAAAGTGCCCAACTATAGGTCGCTCTGGAAACTACAAAAATTTCCAGTGTCCAGCAGGGCATTACAATGATCTTGCATCACTCTTTCTGAACACCAATGATGATGCCATCCGCAATTTGTTTAGttcaaataattcaaatgaATTTCACATCTCTACACTTCTAATCTTCTTTGCTGGGGTATATTGCCTTGGCATTATTACCTATGGAATTGCTATTCCTTCTGGACTCTTCATTCCTGTCATACTTGCTGGAGCATCCTATGGGCGTATTTTTGGTAGAGCCTTGGGTTCGTTATCCAATCTTAATGTTGGTCTTTTTTCGCTACTTGGTGCTGCCTCTTTCCTTGGTGGTACCATGAGAATGACAGTATCAATATGTGTCATACTCCTTGAGCTTACAAACAATCTACTAATGCTTCCATTGGTGATGCTTGTTCTCCTCATATCAAAAACCGTGGCTGATATTTTTAATAAGGGTGTCTATGACCAGATTGTGAAAATGAAAGGTTTGCCTTTCTTGGAAGCACATGCTGAACCATTTATGAGGAATCTGGTTGCTGGAGATGTCTGTTCTGGGCCATTATTGTCATTTTCAGGTGTGGAGAAGGTGGGGAACATAGTACATGCTTTGAAGTATAGTAGGCATAATGGCTTTCCTGTGATTGATGAGCCACCTTTCTCTGAGACACCAGAGTTATGTGGGCTTGTTCTACGGTCACATTTACTTGTTTTGCTCAATGGAAAGAAATTCACAAAACAACGTGTATTGAGTGCCTCCAATATTTTGAGTAGGTTTCATGCATTTGATTTTGCTAAGCCAGGATCAGGCAAGGGGCTTAAGTTTGAGGATCTCGTCATCACGGAAGAGGAGATGGAAATGTATATTGATCTCCATCCTATAACAAATACATCCCCATACACAGTAGTGGAGACCATGTCTCTTGCGAAAGCTGCAATCCTTTTCCGACAACTTGGTCTTAGACACTTGTGTGTTGTCCCAAAGAAAACTGGG AGAGCTCCAATCGTCGGAATCTTAACAAGGCATGACTTCATGCATGAGCATATATCTAATCTCTACCCGCATCTTGTCCCCCACAAGTAG
- the LOC101262869 gene encoding chloride channel protein CLC-c-like isoform X1 — MMENQVDIENDGGGMIEEEKFDLERNFSTISETGSIREPLLKSKSRVNNTSQIAIVGANVYPIESLDYDIVENDLFKQDWRSRKKVEIFQYIFLKWTLVLLIGLSTGLVGFFNNIGVENIAGFKLLLTSNLMLEGKYFQAFAAFAGCNVFFATCAAALCAFIAPAAAGSGIPEVKAYLNGIDAHSILAPSTLLVKIFGSILGVSAGFVVGKEGPMVHTGACIANLLGQGGSRKYHLTWKWLKYFKNDRDRRDLITCGAAAGVAAAFRAPVGGVLFALEEIASWSLSLSLSHTHTHRVHAHNKQAKYLLPFIIKLVSQTVQLCNLCCRWRSALLWRTFFTTAVVAMVLRSLIQFCRGGNCGLFGQGGLIMFDVNSGVSNYNTVDVLALILIGVLGGLLGSLYNYLVDKVLRTYAVINERGPAFKILLVMSVSILTSCCSYGLPWFAGCIPCPVGLEEKCPTIGRSGNYKNFQCPAGHYNDLASLFLNTNDDAIRNLFSSNNSNEFHISTLLIFFAGVYCLGIITYGIAIPSGLFIPVILAGASYGRIFGRALGSLSNLNVGLFSLLGAASFLGGTMRMTVSICVILLELTNNLLMLPLVMLVLLISKTVADIFNKGVYDQIVKMKGLPFLEAHAEPFMRNLVAGDVCSGPLLSFSGVEKVGNIVHALKYSRHNGFPVIDEPPFSETPELCGLVLRSHLLVLLNGKKFTKQRVLSASNILSRFHAFDFAKPGSGKGLKFEDLVITEEEMEMYIDLHPITNTSPYTVVETMSLAKAAILFRQLGLRHLCVVPKKTGRAPIVGILTRHDFMHEHISNLYPHLVPHK; from the exons ATGATGGAGAACCAAGTTGACATAGAGAATGATGGAGGAGGTATGATTGAGGAAGAGAAATTTGATTTGGAGAgaaatttttcaacaatttctgAAACTGGTAGCATAAGAGAGCCTTTGCTCAAATCTAAGAGCAGAGTCAACAATACCTCCCAAATCGCTATTGTTGGAGCCAATGTTTATCCCATTGAAAGCCTCGACTATGA TATTGTAGAAAATGACCTTTTCAAGCAAGACTGGAGATCTAGGAAAAAGGTTGagatatttcaatatatatttcttaaatggaCTCTTGTGCTCTTAATTGGATTGAGTACTGGACTTGTTGGTTTCTTTAACAACATTGGAGTGGAAAATATTGCTGGTTTCAAGCTTCTTCTCACTAGCAACTTAATGCTTGAGGGAAA GTATTTCCAGGCATTTGCTGCTTTTGCTGGTTGCAATGTGTTTTTTGCAACTTGTGCCGCAGCCCTCTGTGCATTTATTGCACCTGCAGCTGCAGGCTCTGGTATACCTGAAGTAAAAGCCTATCTGAATGGTATCGATGCTCATTCCATTTTGGCTCCAAGTACATTACTTGTCAAG ATCTTTGGATCCATTTTGGGCGTTTCTGCTGGATTTGTTGTTGGCAAGGAAGGACCCATGGTCCATACTGGTGCTTGCATAGCAAACTTACTTGGACAAGGGGGTTCCCGAAAATATCATTTAACTTGGAAATGGCTAAAATACTTCAAAAACGACCGTGATCGTAGGGATTTAATCACTTGTGGTGCCGCTGCTGGTGTTGCAGCTGCTTTCCGTGCCCCAGTTGGAGGAGTTCTTTTTGCTCTTGAGGAAATAGCATCAtggtctctctctctctctctctctcacacacacacacacagagttCATGCACATAATAAACAGGCCAAATACTTGCTTCCATTCATAATAAAGCTTGTATCTCAAACTGTTCAATTGTGCAATTTATGTTGTAGGTGGCGAAGTGCTTTACTTTGGAGGACTTTCTTCACAACTGCCGTCGTTGCTATGGTTCTCAGATCTCTCATACAATTCTGTCGCGGTGGAAACTGTGGATTATTTGGGCAAGGAGGTTTGATAATGTTTGATGTCAATTCAGGAGTATCTAATTACAACACAGTAGACGTATTGGCACTTATCTTAATTGGAGTACTTGGAGGTCTTCTGGGAAGCCTTTATAACTATCTTGTCGACAAGGTCCTTCGGACTTACGCTGTCATTAATGA GAGAGGTCCTGCTTTCAAGATCTTGCTTGTCATGAGTGTTTCTATCCTGACTTCTTGTTGCTCTTATGGCCTACCATGGTTTGCAGGGTGCATTCCATGTCCTGTAGGCTTGGAGGAAAAGTGCCCAACTATAGGTCGCTCTGGAAACTACAAAAATTTCCAGTGTCCAGCAGGGCATTACAATGATCTTGCATCACTCTTTCTGAACACCAATGATGATGCCATCCGCAATTTGTTTAGttcaaataattcaaatgaATTTCACATCTCTACACTTCTAATCTTCTTTGCTGGGGTATATTGCCTTGGCATTATTACCTATGGAATTGCTATTCCTTCTGGACTCTTCATTCCTGTCATACTTGCTGGAGCATCCTATGGGCGTATTTTTGGTAGAGCCTTGGGTTCGTTATCCAATCTTAATGTTGGTCTTTTTTCGCTACTTGGTGCTGCCTCTTTCCTTGGTGGTACCATGAGAATGACAGTATCAATATGTGTCATACTCCTTGAGCTTACAAACAATCTACTAATGCTTCCATTGGTGATGCTTGTTCTCCTCATATCAAAAACCGTGGCTGATATTTTTAATAAGGGTGTCTATGACCAGATTGTGAAAATGAAAGGTTTGCCTTTCTTGGAAGCACATGCTGAACCATTTATGAGGAATCTGGTTGCTGGAGATGTCTGTTCTGGGCCATTATTGTCATTTTCAGGTGTGGAGAAGGTGGGGAACATAGTACATGCTTTGAAGTATAGTAGGCATAATGGCTTTCCTGTGATTGATGAGCCACCTTTCTCTGAGACACCAGAGTTATGTGGGCTTGTTCTACGGTCACATTTACTTGTTTTGCTCAATGGAAAGAAATTCACAAAACAACGTGTATTGAGTGCCTCCAATATTTTGAGTAGGTTTCATGCATTTGATTTTGCTAAGCCAGGATCAGGCAAGGGGCTTAAGTTTGAGGATCTCGTCATCACGGAAGAGGAGATGGAAATGTATATTGATCTCCATCCTATAACAAATACATCCCCATACACAGTAGTGGAGACCATGTCTCTTGCGAAAGCTGCAATCCTTTTCCGACAACTTGGTCTTAGACACTTGTGTGTTGTCCCAAAGAAAACTGGG AGAGCTCCAATCGTCGGAATCTTAACAAGGCATGACTTCATGCATGAGCATATATCTAATCTCTACCCGCATCTTGTCCCCCACAAGTAG